One Nostoc sp. UHCC 0302 DNA window includes the following coding sequences:
- a CDS encoding peptidoglycan-binding protein, which yields MTEISLLITGVLVTRQSSEPNLPKQQLFQMENGVQQSNQSQLEITADVTTPEFIQADGNSQTALSGFTLEKESNKKIRKKNQPLSSSDLTESKKYSQSLEQNRAKAVGRFQKFSSQPLPTLHFGTSGIAVRALQRLLVSNGYAIRVDGIFGALTETAVKSFQNQRDLTVDGIVGQRTWRALTV from the coding sequence ATGACTGAAATTAGCCTGTTAATTACGGGCGTATTAGTAACAAGACAATCATCTGAGCCCAATTTGCCAAAGCAGCAATTATTTCAGATGGAAAATGGCGTGCAACAGTCGAACCAAAGTCAGTTAGAGATAACTGCTGATGTAACAACACCTGAGTTTATCCAAGCAGATGGAAATTCCCAGACTGCTTTATCAGGGTTTACACTAGAGAAGGAAAGTAACAAAAAAATTAGGAAAAAGAATCAGCCCCTTAGCTCTTCGGACTTAACTGAATCTAAGAAGTATTCTCAATCCCTAGAACAAAACCGTGCAAAGGCTGTAGGACGATTTCAGAAGTTTAGCAGCCAACCTCTGCCAACACTGCATTTTGGAACTTCTGGTATTGCTGTTAGAGCCTTGCAACGGCTATTAGTCTCTAACGGTTATGCCATTCGGGTTGATGGGATTTTTGGAGCGCTGACAGAAACTGCTGTTAAATCTTTTCAAAACCAACGAGATTTAACAGTGGATGGAATAGTCGGTCAACGCACTTGGCGTGCGTTGACAGTTTAG